One segment of Candidatus Pelagibacter ubique HTCC1062 DNA contains the following:
- the bcp gene encoding thioredoxin-dependent thiol peroxidase, giving the protein MFKINSKAPLFKLNSTDGEIYSLKDSLGKYVVLYFYPKDDTPGCTIETNDFNKLLPKFKKLNCEIFGISKDDLKSHHKFKEKFKIKFDLLSDVELNILKKYKVWAKKKFMGREFMGIVRTTFLIDPNGKIVKIWDNVKVKDHAKEVFDTLKNSIN; this is encoded by the coding sequence ATGTTTAAAATAAATTCTAAAGCACCTTTGTTTAAATTAAACTCAACAGATGGTGAGATTTATTCTTTAAAAGATTCACTTGGCAAATATGTAGTTCTTTATTTTTACCCTAAAGATGACACTCCAGGATGCACAATTGAGACTAATGATTTTAACAAATTATTACCTAAATTTAAAAAACTGAATTGTGAAATATTTGGGATTTCTAAAGATGATCTAAAAAGCCACCACAAATTTAAAGAAAAATTTAAAATCAAATTTGATCTTTTATCTGATGTAGAGCTTAATATTTTAAAAAAATACAAAGTTTGGGCTAAGAAGAAATTTATGGGTAGAGAGTTTATGGGAATAGTGAGAACAACTTTCTTAATTGATCCAAATGGTAAAATAGTAAAAATTTGGGATAATGTAAAAGTTAAGGATCATGCTAAAGAAGTGTTTGATACCCTAAAAAACTCTATAAATTAA
- a CDS encoding rhodanese-like domain-containing protein, protein MNIKSSHTLVAEALREIKTISPEQALKLSNENKCSLIDIREKGELDKSGRVENSHHIPRGMLEFWLDPESPYFKNGKLDMEKEIVLFCAGGLRSALAAKSLKEMGFENVSHIEGGFAAISQSDFKIV, encoded by the coding sequence ATGAATATAAAATCATCTCACACTCTAGTAGCTGAAGCCTTAAGAGAAATTAAAACTATAAGTCCTGAGCAGGCTTTAAAACTATCAAACGAGAACAAATGTAGCTTAATTGATATTAGGGAAAAGGGAGAACTTGATAAATCAGGACGTGTTGAAAATTCTCACCATATACCAAGAGGAATGTTAGAGTTTTGGCTAGATCCTGAGAGTCCTTATTTTAAAAATGGTAAGCTAGATATGGAAAAAGAAATTGTCTTATTTTGTGCTGGTGGTTTAAGATCTGCACTTGCAGCTAAATCATTAAAAGAAATGGGTTTTGAAAATGTTTCTCACATTGAGGGTGGCTTTGCAGCAATTAGCCAAAGTGATTTTAAAATAGTTTAA
- a CDS encoding 2-hydroxychromene-2-carboxylate isomerase gives MIKEIDFYFDFISPYAYLAYQKIQTLPKDIRINYKPILLGGLHNLEGITAPAFIKPKLKHMINDCLLIAKKNNFDFKWNSKFPLNSLIIMRGYLDISSSNQAQYIKTMFDAYWKDDLDISKEEILIPLLEQCKIDKDIFFKTIKDPVIKEKLKNATKNAHEKEVFGAPTFIVNNKIFWGQDRLEFALDEYNKVD, from the coding sequence ATGATTAAGGAAATAGATTTCTATTTTGATTTTATTAGTCCTTACGCTTATTTAGCTTACCAAAAAATCCAAACGTTACCAAAAGATATTCGAATAAATTATAAGCCAATTTTATTAGGTGGTCTTCATAATTTAGAAGGTATAACGGCACCAGCATTTATCAAACCTAAATTAAAACATATGATTAATGACTGCTTGTTAATTGCAAAAAAAAATAATTTTGATTTTAAGTGGAACTCTAAATTTCCTTTAAACTCATTGATTATTATGCGTGGCTATTTAGATATTAGCTCATCAAATCAAGCACAATATATAAAAACAATGTTTGACGCTTATTGGAAAGATGATCTGGATATCTCTAAAGAAGAAATATTAATACCACTACTTGAACAATGTAAGATTGATAAAGATATTTTTTTTAAAACAATTAAAGACCCTGTTATTAAAGAAAAGTTAAAAAATGCCACTAAAAATGCCCATGAAAAAGAAGTTTTTGGAGCGCCCACTTTTATTGTTAATAATAAAATATTTTGGGGACAAGATCGATTGGAATTTGCCTTAGATGAATATAATAAAGTAGATTAA
- a CDS encoding ABA4-like family protein, whose protein sequence is MIDQIYTYFTIEMIFLWLNLGVLPFWLILVFFPQSQICRVFITSIFPFIILSFAYGYLTYVLFNGGYDFVRNFELYLGLDSISYLFNDKSFLILFWTHFLSINLFCGGWIVKDSQKFGINKIIMSFPLLITYFIGPIGLTLYWIIRIFYAKRINLYD, encoded by the coding sequence ATGATCGATCAAATCTATACATATTTTACAATTGAAATGATTTTTCTTTGGTTAAATCTAGGTGTCTTGCCTTTTTGGTTAATATTAGTCTTCTTTCCACAATCACAAATATGTAGAGTTTTTATCACATCAATTTTTCCTTTTATTATTTTAAGTTTTGCCTACGGTTATCTAACTTATGTACTTTTTAATGGGGGCTATGACTTTGTTAGGAATTTTGAGCTATATTTAGGCTTAGATTCAATTAGTTATTTGTTTAACGATAAATCCTTCTTAATTTTATTTTGGACTCATTTTCTATCTATTAATCTATTTTGTGGTGGATGGATTGTTAAGGACTCACAAAAATTTGGTATCAATAAAATAATAATGTCTTTTCCGTTATTAATAACATATTTTATTGGTCCTATTGGACTTACTCTTTATTGGATTATAAGAATTTTTTACGCAAAAAGAATTAATCTTTATGATTAA
- a CDS encoding regulatory protein RecX: protein MRNRKKTLQVTVEEMRNFSFAYIERYAPSKQQLRTYLLKKYLKANLENIKKQDITDLIDVVLQDLEKTKFINDKFYSESKSRSLIQRGSSVNKIRNYLMTKGINDRYIKETIDKIKEDNSDQDFFSGIKICKKKRIGPARVEDNRALFYKKDIALLARNGFDFETSKRIMDIDKADYMKIIRLL, encoded by the coding sequence ATGAGAAATAGAAAAAAAACATTACAAGTGACGGTAGAGGAAATGAGAAATTTCTCATTTGCCTATATCGAAAGATATGCACCATCCAAACAACAGCTTAGAACCTATCTATTAAAGAAGTATCTAAAAGCTAATTTAGAAAATATTAAAAAACAAGATATTACAGATTTAATAGATGTTGTTTTGCAAGATCTTGAAAAAACTAAGTTTATTAATGATAAATTCTATTCTGAAAGTAAATCTAGGAGCTTAATCCAAAGAGGCAGTTCGGTTAATAAAATTAGAAACTATTTAATGACTAAAGGAATTAATGATCGCTACATTAAAGAAACAATAGATAAGATTAAAGAGGATAACTCTGACCAAGATTTTTTTTCTGGAATAAAAATATGTAAAAAAAAGAGAATTGGACCAGCGAGAGTAGAGGATAATAGAGCCCTATTTTATAAAAAGGATATTGCTTTACTAGCAAGAAATGGTTTTGATTTTGAAACCTCTAAAAGGATCATGGATATTGATAAAGCTGACTATATGAAAATAATTAGATTACTTTAA